The genome window ACGTTTCGCGTGAAGCGCATCCTGCTCGCCGGCGACGCCGCGCACATCATGCCCGTGTGGCAGGGCCAGGGCTACAACAGCGGCATCCGCGACGCCAGCAATCTCGGCTGGAAGCTCGCGATGGTCGTGAAGGGCGTCGCGGGCGACGCGCTGCTCGACAGCTACACGATGGAACGCCGCGCCCATGCGCGCTCGATGATCCATCTCTCCGAAGTGGCCGGCGACATCTTCGCGCCGACGAGCTTCTTCGGCTCGAAGGTGCGCGATGCCTTCGTGCGCAGTTTCAACGTGCTCCCTACCATGAAGCGCTATTTCGTGGAGATGCGCTTCAAGCCGATGCCGCGCTACGAGGAAGGCGCCGTGCTGCTGGAGCCGCGCGAGCGGCGCGACGGTGTGCTTGCCCGCATGATCGCGAAGGGCGGTCATTCGGCGCTCGGCCGCCTGCTCGGACTCATGAGCGAGAAGCGCGAATCGTGGATCGGGCGCGTGGTGCACGGCCGCGATCCGCACGCGCATACGCCGGTGGGCCGCATGTTCATTCAGCCGCGCGTGCGTCTCGCGGATGGCGCGATCGCGCGCTTCGACGATGCCATCGGCAATCGCTTCGCGATGATCGGCTGGGGCGCGGACCCGACGTTCTGCCTCACGCCCGAAGCGCGGCGCATCTGGACGTCGCTGGGCGGCGTGTTCGTCATCGCGAAGCCGGACACGCAACTCGCGTTTCATGACGACGTGCCCGAAGGCGTGATCGCGCTCGGCGATATCGACGCGCGTCTGAAGGACTGGTTCGCGCGCCTGCCCGAATCGGTCGTGCTGTTGCGCCCTGACCGCTTCGTGGCGTCGATGTGCTCGCCCCAGTGCGCCTCCGATCACGTCATGCAACTCGCGCAAAAGCTCGCGTTCGTACCGGCGGCTGAAACGCCGGCGGAACGCACGCGTTCCCGCGACATCGTCACCGAAGGAGCCTGACATGACGATCCATCTCGAATGCATGTCGCATACGCCGCTCTCCGGCTACTACGACCCCGCGCCGGAAGTCGTCGCGGAAGTCGAACGGATGCAACAGGCGGCACGCGAGCGCGTGCGCCGGTTCGATCCCGAACTCGTGATCGTGTTCGCGCCCGATCACTACAACGGCTTCTTTTACGACGTGATGCCGCAGTTCTGCATCGGCGTGAACGCGACGGCCATCGGCGACTTCGGCAGCGCGGCCGGGCCGCTTCGCGTCCCGCAGGAAGCCGCGCTCGCGCTCGCCGATGCCGTGCTCGCGAGCGATATCGACGTCGCCGTGTCGTATCGCATGCAGGTCGATCACGGTTGCGCGCAGGCGCTCGACATCCTGACGGGCGGTCTCGATCGCTATCCGGTCGTG of Caballeronia sp. Lep1P3 contains these proteins:
- a CDS encoding bifunctional 3-(3-hydroxy-phenyl)propionate/3-hydroxycinnamic acid hydroxylase, with the translated sequence MRPAFDPAAGNGRAHPSKTSQQTIHADVAIIGAGPVGLMIANILGLQGVRVVLVEKLPQIIDYPRAIGLDDEALRVFQSIGLADDLLPHTTPNHWMRFTLKGKCFASIEPRTDEFGWPRRNAFLQPLADELLYRGLARFAHVETLLGHTVESVAQDQDGVIVDVTDASGARKTVRAAYLVGADGGNSFVRRTLDVPFEGRTKPNQWIVIDVRHDPIGSPHIYLHCDAKRPYVSAALPHGIRRFEFMVMPGETEEELSKPENMAALVKNVVADPHKVDYIRQRVYTHNARLASTFRVKRILLAGDAAHIMPVWQGQGYNSGIRDASNLGWKLAMVVKGVAGDALLDSYTMERRAHARSMIHLSEVAGDIFAPTSFFGSKVRDAFVRSFNVLPTMKRYFVEMRFKPMPRYEEGAVLLEPRERRDGVLARMIAKGGHSALGRLLGLMSEKRESWIGRVVHGRDPHAHTPVGRMFIQPRVRLADGAIARFDDAIGNRFAMIGWGADPTFCLTPEARRIWTSLGGVFVIAKPDTQLAFHDDVPEGVIALGDIDARLKDWFARLPESVVLLRPDRFVASMCSPQCASDHVMQLAQKLAFVPAAETPAERTRSRDIVTEGA